One genomic segment of Anticarsia gemmatalis isolate Benzon Research Colony breed Stoneville strain chromosome Z, ilAntGemm2 primary, whole genome shotgun sequence includes these proteins:
- the LOC142986669 gene encoding uncharacterized protein LOC142986669 isoform X2 codes for MVVRDNRGSSQQTVSQSSSQNRTRPLNMDNAGQPEAAHVSEFSEGNVQQESDEEDVQFVGEVAMPMPLAPEPTQHSVEGQESSSRRSQRNRSTTTQNAESNVWGLVFRSFEEAYLLHPSPKSTLNPANYTQTQQTEPQNQQRLHQDRTSDPNFYDRVYGSSRVPQTSHIGPQTEMPGPNMMGPGPNFFGAAFRSHSHIGPQTEMPGPNMMRPGPNFFGSPLERERVFDPQTGMPGPDMMGPGPNIFGAPFPDANLHPETHLPCPNLEAGLFCLCGYCTLQSNVHQPQAGTSDPYFSGPFGSIPNQGHPQFPLPNQDAERMANPLKRKRRRVSSTITSADVGQEELGEEVLGEEGTERRRRRVSATVTPDNRQRPEEARVESTPPDSFMDFLSAQINELQGAERINVQKKLAECLFNFKMSRAGEGSCEDGTEIADEASAVAGASTGASADADAGADADAGADAGADAGADAGAGPDAGASTAAGVGTGAGPDAGADAGADAGAGPDAGASTGAGDGTGADAGAGAGAGADADAGADAGAGAGADADAEAGAGADADADADADADAGAGAGADADADAGAGADADADADADAGADAGAGAGPDAGASTGAGDGTGADAGESAGSATITDSDAVSVKEEYVEPYSPTQEPEEIEADPEDIDPGAASVRYPIPGVGSFVRTPSGLFLQRDAGGHRRSTLICDPNIIYIVENSAKLSDTMGIPHLAILHHSLGVYLRSVDKKKKSG; via the exons ATGGTGGTTCGCGACAACCGCGGCAGTTCCCAACAAACAGTATCACAATCGTCGTCTCAAAACAGA ACCCGTCCACTTAATATGGACAACGCTGGTCAGCCAGAAGCAGCACATGTATCAGAGTTTTCTGAGGGAAACGTACAGCAGGAATCGGACGAAGAAGATGTGCAATTTGTTGGGGAAGTGGCCATGCCTATGCCATTGGCGCCTGAGCCAACTCAACACTCGGTTGAAGGACAAGAAAGTTCAAGTCGCCGATCTCAGCGCAACAGATCAACAACAACCCAG aACGCAGAATCAAATGTCTGGGGATTGGTGTTTCGATCTTTTGAAGAAGCTTAT CTGTTGCACCCGTCCCCAAAGTCAACATTGAATCCAGCGAACTATACACAAACTCAACAGACAGAGCCGCAAAAC caGCAACGTCTTCATCAAGACCGGACGTCAGACCCTAATTTTTATGATAGGGTTTATGGGTCCAGCCGTGTGCCGCAAACATCT CATATTGGTCCTCAAACTGAGATGCCAGGGCCTAATATGATGGGTCCTGGACCAAACTTTTTCGGCGCTGCGTTTCGTAGCCACTCA CATATTGGTCCTCAAACTGAGATGCCAGGGCCTAATATGATGCGTCCTGGCCCAAACTTTTTCGGCAGTCCGTTGGAAAGGGAAAGA GTATTTGATCCTCAAACTGGGATGCCAGGGCCTGATATGATGGGTCCTGGTCCAAACATTTTCGGCGCTCCCTTTCCGGATGCA AACCTTCATCCTGAAACACATTTGCCATGCCCTAATTTGGAGGCTGGATTGTTTTGCCTGTGTGGTTACTGTACGCTACAATCGAAC GTTCATCAGCCTCAAGCCGGGACATCCGATCCCTACTTTTCTGGTCCCTTTGGAAGCATTCCAAat CAAGGACATCCGCAGTTTCCACTGCCAAACCAGGATGCCGAGCGTATGGCAAATccattaaaaagaaaa CGACGTCGAGTATCGTCCACAATTACAAGCGCCGACGTTGGACAAGAGGAGCTCGGAGAAGAGGTGCTCGGAGAAGAGGGTACGGAG AGACGGCGACGACGAGTGTCTGCGACTGTAACTCCTGACAACCGTCAAAGACCAGAAGAAGCAAGAGTAGAG tcaaCTCCGCCTGACTCCTTTATGGACTTTTTAAGTGCTCAAATAAACGAGCTACAAGGAGCAGAAAGGATTAACGTTCAAAAGAAACTCGCCGAGTGCTTATTTAACTTTAAGATGTCTCGTGCGGGTGAAGGATCGTGTGAGGATGGCACAGAAATCGCTGACGAGGCCAGTGCCGTTGCGGGTGCCAGTACCGGTGCTAGTGCCGATGCCGATGCCGGTGCCGATGCCGATGCCGGTGCCGATGCTGGTGCCGATGCCGGTGCCGATGCCGGTGCCGGTCCCGATGCCGGTGCCAGTACCGCTGCCGGTGTCGGTACCGGTGCCGGTCCCGATGCCGGTGCCGATGCCGGTGCCGATGCCGGTGCCGGTCCCGATGCCGGTGCCAGTACCGGTGCCGGTGACGGTACCGGTGCCGATGCCGGTGCCGGTGCCGGTGCCGGTGCCGATGCCGATGCCGGTGCCGATGCCGGTGCCGGTGCCGGTGCCGATGCCGATGCCGAGGCCGGTGCCGGTGCCGATGCCGATGCCGATGCCGATGCCGATGCCGATGCCGGTGCCGGTGCCGGTGCCGATGCCGATGCCGATGCCGGTGCCGGTGCCGATGCCGATGCCGATGCCGATGCCGATGCCGGTGCCGATGCCGGTGCCGGTGCCGGTCCCGATGCCGGTGCCAGTACCGGTGCCGGTGACGGTACCGGTGCCGATGCCGGTGAAAGTGCCGGCTCTGCCACCATAACCGATTCCGATGCTGTTTCCGTTAAAGAGGAGTACGTCGAACCCTATTCTCCCACACAGGAGCCAGAAGAGATAGAGGCAGATCCAGAGGACATCGATCCAGGAGCCGCCTCAGTGCGGTATCCTATACCTGGAGTGGGGAGTTTTGTTAGGACACCTTCCGGATTGTTTTTACAACGGGACGCTGGCGGGCATAGACGCTCCACGCTTATATGTGATCCTAATATCATATATATCGTGGAGAACAGTGCCAAGTTGTCTGATACTATGGGGATTCCACACCTAGCGATCCTGCATCACAGCCTAGGTGTTTATTTACGTTCAGtagacaaaaagaaaaaaagtggctga
- the LOC142986669 gene encoding uncharacterized protein LOC142986669 isoform X3, whose product MVVRDNRGSSQQTVSQSSSQNRTRPLNMDNAGQPEAAHVSEFSEGNVQQESDEEDVQFVGEVAMPMPLAPEPTQHSVEGQESSSRRSQRNRSTTTQKLLHPSPKSTLNPANYTQTQQTEPQNQQRLHQDRTSDPNFYDRVYGSSRVPQTSHIGPQTEMPGPNMMGPGPNFFGAAFRSHSHIGPQTEMPGPNMMRPGPNFFGSPLERERVFDPQTGMPGPDMMGPGPNIFGAPFPDANLHPETHLPCPNLEAGLFCLCGYCTLQSNVHQPQAGTSDPYFSGPFGSIPNQGHPQFPLPNQDAERMANPLKRKRRRVSSTITSADVGQEELGEEVLGEEGTERRRRRVSATVTPDNRQRPEEARVESTPPDSFMDFLSAQINELQGAERINVQKKLAECLFNFKMSRAGEGSCEDGTEIADEASAVAGASTGASADADAGADADAGADAGADAGADAGAGPDAGASTAAGVGTGAGPDAGADAGADAGAGPDAGASTGAGDGTGADAGAGAGAGADADAGADAGAGAGADADAEAGAGADADADADADADAGAGAGADADADAGAGADADADADADAGADAGAGAGPDAGASTGAGDGTGADAGESAGSATITDSDAVSVKEEYVEPYSPTQEPEEIEADPEDIDPGAASVRYPIPGVGSFVRTPSGLFLQRDAGGHRRSTLICDPNIIYIVENSAKLSDTMGIPHLAILHHSLGVYLRSVDKKKKSG is encoded by the exons ATGGTGGTTCGCGACAACCGCGGCAGTTCCCAACAAACAGTATCACAATCGTCGTCTCAAAACAGA ACCCGTCCACTTAATATGGACAACGCTGGTCAGCCAGAAGCAGCACATGTATCAGAGTTTTCTGAGGGAAACGTACAGCAGGAATCGGACGAAGAAGATGTGCAATTTGTTGGGGAAGTGGCCATGCCTATGCCATTGGCGCCTGAGCCAACTCAACACTCGGTTGAAGGACAAGAAAGTTCAAGTCGCCGATCTCAGCGCAACAGATCAACAACAACCCAG aAGCTGTTGCACCCGTCCCCAAAGTCAACATTGAATCCAGCGAACTATACACAAACTCAACAGACAGAGCCGCAAAAC caGCAACGTCTTCATCAAGACCGGACGTCAGACCCTAATTTTTATGATAGGGTTTATGGGTCCAGCCGTGTGCCGCAAACATCT CATATTGGTCCTCAAACTGAGATGCCAGGGCCTAATATGATGGGTCCTGGACCAAACTTTTTCGGCGCTGCGTTTCGTAGCCACTCA CATATTGGTCCTCAAACTGAGATGCCAGGGCCTAATATGATGCGTCCTGGCCCAAACTTTTTCGGCAGTCCGTTGGAAAGGGAAAGA GTATTTGATCCTCAAACTGGGATGCCAGGGCCTGATATGATGGGTCCTGGTCCAAACATTTTCGGCGCTCCCTTTCCGGATGCA AACCTTCATCCTGAAACACATTTGCCATGCCCTAATTTGGAGGCTGGATTGTTTTGCCTGTGTGGTTACTGTACGCTACAATCGAAC GTTCATCAGCCTCAAGCCGGGACATCCGATCCCTACTTTTCTGGTCCCTTTGGAAGCATTCCAAat CAAGGACATCCGCAGTTTCCACTGCCAAACCAGGATGCCGAGCGTATGGCAAATccattaaaaagaaaa CGACGTCGAGTATCGTCCACAATTACAAGCGCCGACGTTGGACAAGAGGAGCTCGGAGAAGAGGTGCTCGGAGAAGAGGGTACGGAG AGACGGCGACGACGAGTGTCTGCGACTGTAACTCCTGACAACCGTCAAAGACCAGAAGAAGCAAGAGTAGAG tcaaCTCCGCCTGACTCCTTTATGGACTTTTTAAGTGCTCAAATAAACGAGCTACAAGGAGCAGAAAGGATTAACGTTCAAAAGAAACTCGCCGAGTGCTTATTTAACTTTAAGATGTCTCGTGCGGGTGAAGGATCGTGTGAGGATGGCACAGAAATCGCTGACGAGGCCAGTGCCGTTGCGGGTGCCAGTACCGGTGCTAGTGCCGATGCCGATGCCGGTGCCGATGCCGATGCCGGTGCCGATGCTGGTGCCGATGCCGGTGCCGATGCCGGTGCCGGTCCCGATGCCGGTGCCAGTACCGCTGCCGGTGTCGGTACCGGTGCCGGTCCCGATGCCGGTGCCGATGCCGGTGCCGATGCCGGTGCCGGTCCCGATGCCGGTGCCAGTACCGGTGCCGGTGACGGTACCGGTGCCGATGCCGGTGCCGGTGCCGGTGCCGGTGCCGATGCCGATGCCGGTGCCGATGCCGGTGCCGGTGCCGGTGCCGATGCCGATGCCGAGGCCGGTGCCGGTGCCGATGCCGATGCCGATGCCGATGCCGATGCCGATGCCGGTGCCGGTGCCGGTGCCGATGCCGATGCCGATGCCGGTGCCGGTGCCGATGCCGATGCCGATGCCGATGCCGATGCCGGTGCCGATGCCGGTGCCGGTGCCGGTCCCGATGCCGGTGCCAGTACCGGTGCCGGTGACGGTACCGGTGCCGATGCCGGTGAAAGTGCCGGCTCTGCCACCATAACCGATTCCGATGCTGTTTCCGTTAAAGAGGAGTACGTCGAACCCTATTCTCCCACACAGGAGCCAGAAGAGATAGAGGCAGATCCAGAGGACATCGATCCAGGAGCCGCCTCAGTGCGGTATCCTATACCTGGAGTGGGGAGTTTTGTTAGGACACCTTCCGGATTGTTTTTACAACGGGACGCTGGCGGGCATAGACGCTCCACGCTTATATGTGATCCTAATATCATATATATCGTGGAGAACAGTGCCAAGTTGTCTGATACTATGGGGATTCCACACCTAGCGATCCTGCATCACAGCCTAGGTGTTTATTTACGTTCAGtagacaaaaagaaaaaaagtggctga
- the LOC142986669 gene encoding uncharacterized protein LOC142986669 isoform X1, giving the protein MVVRDNRGSSQQTVSQSSSQNRTRPLNMDNAGQPEAAHVSEFSEGNVQQESDEEDVQFVGEVAMPMPLAPEPTQHSVEGQESSSRRSQRNRSTTTQNAESNVWGLVFRSFEEAYKLLHPSPKSTLNPANYTQTQQTEPQNQQRLHQDRTSDPNFYDRVYGSSRVPQTSHIGPQTEMPGPNMMGPGPNFFGAAFRSHSHIGPQTEMPGPNMMRPGPNFFGSPLERERVFDPQTGMPGPDMMGPGPNIFGAPFPDANLHPETHLPCPNLEAGLFCLCGYCTLQSNVHQPQAGTSDPYFSGPFGSIPNQGHPQFPLPNQDAERMANPLKRKRRRVSSTITSADVGQEELGEEVLGEEGTERRRRRVSATVTPDNRQRPEEARVESTPPDSFMDFLSAQINELQGAERINVQKKLAECLFNFKMSRAGEGSCEDGTEIADEASAVAGASTGASADADAGADADAGADAGADAGADAGAGPDAGASTAAGVGTGAGPDAGADAGADAGAGPDAGASTGAGDGTGADAGAGAGAGADADAGADAGAGAGADADAEAGAGADADADADADADAGAGAGADADADAGAGADADADADADAGADAGAGAGPDAGASTGAGDGTGADAGESAGSATITDSDAVSVKEEYVEPYSPTQEPEEIEADPEDIDPGAASVRYPIPGVGSFVRTPSGLFLQRDAGGHRRSTLICDPNIIYIVENSAKLSDTMGIPHLAILHHSLGVYLRSVDKKKKSG; this is encoded by the exons ATGGTGGTTCGCGACAACCGCGGCAGTTCCCAACAAACAGTATCACAATCGTCGTCTCAAAACAGA ACCCGTCCACTTAATATGGACAACGCTGGTCAGCCAGAAGCAGCACATGTATCAGAGTTTTCTGAGGGAAACGTACAGCAGGAATCGGACGAAGAAGATGTGCAATTTGTTGGGGAAGTGGCCATGCCTATGCCATTGGCGCCTGAGCCAACTCAACACTCGGTTGAAGGACAAGAAAGTTCAAGTCGCCGATCTCAGCGCAACAGATCAACAACAACCCAG aACGCAGAATCAAATGTCTGGGGATTGGTGTTTCGATCTTTTGAAGAAGCTTAT aAGCTGTTGCACCCGTCCCCAAAGTCAACATTGAATCCAGCGAACTATACACAAACTCAACAGACAGAGCCGCAAAAC caGCAACGTCTTCATCAAGACCGGACGTCAGACCCTAATTTTTATGATAGGGTTTATGGGTCCAGCCGTGTGCCGCAAACATCT CATATTGGTCCTCAAACTGAGATGCCAGGGCCTAATATGATGGGTCCTGGACCAAACTTTTTCGGCGCTGCGTTTCGTAGCCACTCA CATATTGGTCCTCAAACTGAGATGCCAGGGCCTAATATGATGCGTCCTGGCCCAAACTTTTTCGGCAGTCCGTTGGAAAGGGAAAGA GTATTTGATCCTCAAACTGGGATGCCAGGGCCTGATATGATGGGTCCTGGTCCAAACATTTTCGGCGCTCCCTTTCCGGATGCA AACCTTCATCCTGAAACACATTTGCCATGCCCTAATTTGGAGGCTGGATTGTTTTGCCTGTGTGGTTACTGTACGCTACAATCGAAC GTTCATCAGCCTCAAGCCGGGACATCCGATCCCTACTTTTCTGGTCCCTTTGGAAGCATTCCAAat CAAGGACATCCGCAGTTTCCACTGCCAAACCAGGATGCCGAGCGTATGGCAAATccattaaaaagaaaa CGACGTCGAGTATCGTCCACAATTACAAGCGCCGACGTTGGACAAGAGGAGCTCGGAGAAGAGGTGCTCGGAGAAGAGGGTACGGAG AGACGGCGACGACGAGTGTCTGCGACTGTAACTCCTGACAACCGTCAAAGACCAGAAGAAGCAAGAGTAGAG tcaaCTCCGCCTGACTCCTTTATGGACTTTTTAAGTGCTCAAATAAACGAGCTACAAGGAGCAGAAAGGATTAACGTTCAAAAGAAACTCGCCGAGTGCTTATTTAACTTTAAGATGTCTCGTGCGGGTGAAGGATCGTGTGAGGATGGCACAGAAATCGCTGACGAGGCCAGTGCCGTTGCGGGTGCCAGTACCGGTGCTAGTGCCGATGCCGATGCCGGTGCCGATGCCGATGCCGGTGCCGATGCTGGTGCCGATGCCGGTGCCGATGCCGGTGCCGGTCCCGATGCCGGTGCCAGTACCGCTGCCGGTGTCGGTACCGGTGCCGGTCCCGATGCCGGTGCCGATGCCGGTGCCGATGCCGGTGCCGGTCCCGATGCCGGTGCCAGTACCGGTGCCGGTGACGGTACCGGTGCCGATGCCGGTGCCGGTGCCGGTGCCGGTGCCGATGCCGATGCCGGTGCCGATGCCGGTGCCGGTGCCGGTGCCGATGCCGATGCCGAGGCCGGTGCCGGTGCCGATGCCGATGCCGATGCCGATGCCGATGCCGATGCCGGTGCCGGTGCCGGTGCCGATGCCGATGCCGATGCCGGTGCCGGTGCCGATGCCGATGCCGATGCCGATGCCGATGCCGGTGCCGATGCCGGTGCCGGTGCCGGTCCCGATGCCGGTGCCAGTACCGGTGCCGGTGACGGTACCGGTGCCGATGCCGGTGAAAGTGCCGGCTCTGCCACCATAACCGATTCCGATGCTGTTTCCGTTAAAGAGGAGTACGTCGAACCCTATTCTCCCACACAGGAGCCAGAAGAGATAGAGGCAGATCCAGAGGACATCGATCCAGGAGCCGCCTCAGTGCGGTATCCTATACCTGGAGTGGGGAGTTTTGTTAGGACACCTTCCGGATTGTTTTTACAACGGGACGCTGGCGGGCATAGACGCTCCACGCTTATATGTGATCCTAATATCATATATATCGTGGAGAACAGTGCCAAGTTGTCTGATACTATGGGGATTCCACACCTAGCGATCCTGCATCACAGCCTAGGTGTTTATTTACGTTCAGtagacaaaaagaaaaaaagtggctga